The DNA segment ttcttaaatactcACTCAATAATAATGTCACAAAAAATGGCATTATAATGGACTTGAATTTAATAACAAAAAAGTTAATGATATTAACAACTCTTTAAATTTATGttaacattttaattagaataaaacaTTTAAAGTAACTAATGAGATTATAAACATTGaagtattaaattatataaaaaaacttaagtgcaaagatcaaatctcaaattttaacatagtataaagaacaaaattgaaatttaactatttttatataattaaaaaataaagggactaaattgaaaattaaccaTTATTGTTaaagaatgaagaaaagaaagaaagaagggctTAGGAATTGGGTTATTGTATCTTCATAACAAACTTCTTTATATCTTAAAGTAAAGCTTGATATCACATGATGAATGTGAATTGGGTTATTCTATCTCCATAACAAACTTCTTTactaaaatattcatcaatatcCATACTTCTTTTTAAGTAAGGTAGATAGAAAAAACAACATTCAAAAATATCCGATCCGACTTGATTTCAGATTTAATTAGAGTTCAATATAACTATTCGATaccgaaattttcaaaaaaaaaaaaaacaaaaacaaaaacaaaagttaTATCTATTACTAAAGGTATAATTGAACACAAGCGTGTCGAAATGAAAGGGTTACCTCCACAACTGCAGACAGTGTACTGCGCGTTCAATGTGAAATATTGAGGCATGTCCCAACAGCATTTATACGTCTCTGCAACCCAAGGTCACAACTTAAGAGTAAGAGTAGCCTCAAATGCTATCTGAAGGCGACCCTCAGTTGTTGAACTGTTGTTCTCCTTTTCATGCATGTAGTACTTCATAAACAATGAGCTCATGCCCACGTCTTATGATCTAAGCACCGACAATCTAACTGAACAAAGGCAATTTGGATTTTATTGGCTGCTTACAAAACTTCCAACAGGCTTAAGCCAAAGTCTTGCAACAGGAATAAAAATTCTTGTAAATAGATATCCAATCAAAATTTACATGGTATACTCAAATACTAATGTAGATACAACATAACTTTTTCTCTTGCACCCAAGTAgcctttttttacaaaaatattattacaGAAAACATGCAAGAATCGTTATATGATCAGATACATGGACTTGAGTCTGCATCTGGTTGAACATTCCATTAACAGGTGGTCATGCCTGAATCAGTGTTAAACTTGAGAGGATTTCATCCATTTGTCCTTAAGAAGACTGATCTTATGTCATACAGTTCTGGAGAAAAGACTGAATCAGCCTCGAACTAGAGTATAATCATGGTCAATGAAGAAGCGATGAGAAGATATACTGCAGCATATTCATTGTAAAGTCCTGCAAGAGAGAATGAATACTCAGAGAGTGAAAGAGGCATAGATTGTGTGTCAACCTTATGTTCAACAACATAACTCAGCTACTTGACATAAATTGAACTATTAGAGTTTACATGGCAAGACATATGTAAATTCCTCTCAACTCAAAGAGATTACAATTATTCGAGTAAAATGATCTACTTCTTACTGCTTTGAGCATTTGTTGCCGCAGGTAGTGCAGGGATTCTTACAGCTGCATGCCAAAAACccaggtgaaataaatgaaagatgaAAAGAGAGGAAAAGAGCATCATGGTAATATGAAATCATTTTCTAATATAGATTATATTTTAGCAGCTAGCAATAAACTTAGAGAGTACATACTTTTATTGCATGATGAAGCTGGTAGAAGTGATGGATCCGGCCATGGAGCTGGAATATTATCATTTAGATCGCAAATGAAACTGATTCCAGAAAACTGATCGAATGTCGCATCAGAGGGCAAGCTTGGCAGGAGACATCCAGATACTAAAAGCacgagaaaaaaaattacatattatgcACTTTATTATAAACAATCAAGCACGTCTTAGATAATCTAGGCATATGAGAAATATTATTGCTTTGAGAAAATATAAGTCATAGGATTTTGCACTTCTTTAAGGTGCAAGAAATAGGAAGAAATCCTGAGTGTTGTAAGCATCTTACCCTGACTTCCAACTGATGTGTACAAATTTGTAATCAGTACCGAAATCAATAGTGATGACAAAAagaaataagtgttagtaatAGTACCACATCAAAATTGTCACTAAAGATCATTATTAGAGGTGCATATAGAAAAACAAAACTAACCTTGAAGAGAGAAATCCTTGAGGCTTATATGACATAGGCTATAAACATTTTTGGTGATATTGTATGTCTGCAGCTTCAACCCCAGTGAGGTAGCACAATCCAAAGCTTGTAAGTTGGTAATGAGGGTCTGCTTTTGCAAATGAGAGACATAGCTATCCATAGCATCACAACAAGCAGTCTGGTTACTTATTCCATTTCCACAGCTATTTGCGACATGCCTCATATTGGGGAAAACAAGAGGGCAAACTGAAGCAGAAAACAAAAAGACAAAGAagtaatgaaaatttgaatgctACTCAATATCGAAAGGGATTTTCTTACATGCATAGGTGAATCCTATCTATGTATAAGAAATTCCAAACTCACCTTTGTTAACATTGCAATTGGTTAGTCCTCTAAGAACTTCCTTTGCACGATAAGGGTCAAGTTTACTTGCCAACCACCGAAGGACAATGCTTTTACAATCATTTACTCTTGTCGAGTGCTCCGGTAGAACATGGGTTCCATCCATGCTCAAAGGATCAGAAGCTTTCAATGCAATCCTTGTTGCAGCATCTGATATGGCACCTTGACAAACTTGGTCACAACATTCTTTCACAGGATCGATCTTTTCACATGAGGCAAGAAGCTCAGAAGAATTTACAGTGTTCTCAAATTCATCAACATCTTTTACTGGGCACGACGCTTCAGTAAGGTTTGATGGATGAATCAAGCACACCTGCTTGAGATCATCACTAGCACCCTGGCCTTCCAAGACTTGCTCAATATCTGAAAGGCAAGGTTTCGCAAGGGTTCTGTTTAAAGCAAGCACACCGGTCTCTTTACTAAATTGACCAACAAGAATCACGAGAGTCGCATGCAACTGAGGACAACATATTACATTAGCCAACAATGGAGCAAATGCAGCCCAACAATCAGTTGAGGTCATGGTCATTAAGCTTTGAGAAGCAGTGAAGTTTAACATACAAAGTCCTACAAAAGGCCAAGTACAATAAGTAATTATACACTTAAATCTGAATTGTTTTGACATTCCAATGTTACGAACCAAGTAACAAATACCTGATAATTTCGGAATAGTACTATTTGTAAATGGTGACAACGGAGAAGGTGCAAGAAGAGGAAGAAATGGCTGAGGAGCTGCACTCGGAGTAATTTCAGGTAAGAAAGCATCAGCTCCTCTTTGTGTTAAGATATAACTTTTAAGTTGATCCACAGGGCTGGATAAACATTCATGGAAGCCTGAAAGGAGAGAAAGGATGAAATTATCATACACTTTACCATGAAGTTTGTGGCTTTCAACAAGTACAAATAATAGTAGAGCAGACAAATGTCATTGACAAGACATGTCTCATGTATGTTCCTCATATATGAAGCTATAACAATTCCCATTTCTCATTACAACGTCAACGAAAGCAATTTACAATTAGTCAAGAGATCTCAAACACCTCCATGGTGTAATGTGGAGTTCTTTCAAATAGTTTTAATCACCATCATACATTTCTAAGCACTGGTTTTGCTAAACAGAGTAACAACTAGAACACCTATTTGTGGGTAAGCAATTAAAAGAACTCAAATTTGTAGCTCTTTACTGGAAATTGCAGTAATATTTTCTAGGAAGACCCTTCCCCACACAAATCCAAGAAGAATCCATTTCTCTAACCCTAAATACACACAGCAAAATTTAAGAAATCTAGGCTAACATTTCCCCGttagtaaaaaagaaaaacaattgaaatTTTGGAAACAATGACCCAAGTACCCAATTATTGAAACTAACAGATCATgctaaaataaacaaaacccaaatAAGCAAACAAGAAAGCAAAATCACCCACAGGCGAAAAGCATAAACAACTCAAGGAATAGCATAGTGAGGAGAGACACCCCTGCACTCATAATCTTCTTCTTTCACTTAGTAATACAAGTAAGGTTGGAAAGAAAGCTTAAAGGAAGCCAAAAATGGAAAAGAGATTAGGAGAATGGTTAAGACGTTAGGAGAGTT comes from the Gossypium hirsutum isolate 1008001.06 chromosome A06, Gossypium_hirsutum_v2.1, whole genome shotgun sequence genome and includes:
- the LOC107961990 gene encoding uncharacterized GPI-anchored protein At1g61900 isoform X2; the encoded protein is MSAGVSLLTMLFLELFMLFACFHECLSSPVDQLKSYILTQRGADAFLPEITPSAAPQPFLPLLAPSPLSPFTNSTIPKLSGLCMLNFTASQSLMTMTSTDCWAAFAPLLANVICCPQLHATLVILVGQFSKETGVLALNRTLAKPCLSDIEQVLEGQGASDDLKQVCLIHPSNLTEASCPVKDVDEFENTVNSSELLASCEKIDPVKECCDQVCQGAISDAATRIALKASDPLSMDGTHVLPEHSTRVNDCKSIVLRWLASKLDPYRAKEVLRGLTNCNVNKVCPLVFPNMRHVANSCGNGISNQTACCDAMDSYVSHLQKQTLITNLQALDCATSLGLKLQTYNITKNVYSLCHISLKDFSLQVSGCLLPSLPSDATFDQFSGISFICDLNDNIPAPWPDPSLLPASSCNKTVRIPALPAATNAQSRLYNEYAAVYLLIASSLTMIIL
- the LOC107961990 gene encoding uncharacterized GPI-anchored protein At1g61900 isoform X1 — protein: MSAGVSLLTMLFLELFMLFACFHECLSSPVDQLKSYILTQRGADAFLPEITPSAAPQPFLPLLAPSPLSPFTNSTIPKLSGLCMLNFTASQSLMTMTSTDCWAAFAPLLANVICCPQLHATLVILVGQFSKETGVLALNRTLAKPCLSDIEQVLEGQGASDDLKQVCLIHPSNLTEASCPVKDVDEFENTVNSSELLASCEKIDPVKECCDQVCQGAISDAATRIALKASDPLSMDGTHVLPEHSTRVNDCKSIVLRWLASKLDPYRAKEVLRGLTNCNVNKVCPLVFPNMRHVANSCGNGISNQTACCDAMDSYVSHLQKQTLITNLQALDCATSLGLKLQTYNITKNVYSLCHISLKDFSLQVGSQVSGCLLPSLPSDATFDQFSGISFICDLNDNIPAPWPDPSLLPASSCNKTVRIPALPAATNAQSRLYNEYAAVYLLIASSLTMIIL